A genomic window from Aquabacterium sp. OR-4 includes:
- a CDS encoding diguanylate cyclase domain-containing protein produces the protein MAAPGAAIQAGAGAGARAWRAAGRVVACLLCWLGLIGAVVAAEGHAAPAWAGLGSPAPAWAGSAPALVLDDRRPDIAAWPAVRLLSDPEHRLSRDQALQRRPDFRPPGGPAGNLGVRRDTVWLLLPLQVAQGDGQWLLNIDYPPLNDLRVTLLRDGMPVLERQLGNLLPYAERPVRARPHALRLALEPGVRYELLLRVQTTSSMVLPISLVKPDAFQDHESSMQLQQGLLIGVAVALLLYSLSHWVSLREALFLYYAVLLVGVTTFFIAYFGIGQQHLWSEQSGALDKIAPQAILLALAGGGLFVAGALRTRERNPWTHRGLLAVAALSALGLVASLAGALDYRLTQATATLLGPLPMLIAIPAAYRLARSGDRGALFLLLGWSAYMAGALCIAGLLRGLLPVTYWTQHLFQLASVVEMVVWTRILALRIEGVRRDAERTEVERQALESLAYTDALTGLPNRRGLNQALAAALAASRADARAGSERVLAVFLLDLDGFKPVNDRLGHDAGDELLVQVGQRLKRNLRHSDLVARLGGDEFVIVASGLAGEAEAQLIGRKLLDAFRQPFAVAGQSCHVGLTIGFALAPHDGHEADDLLKRADAAMYAGKQAGRHTLRRGQASQGLT, from the coding sequence GTGGCGGCGCCTGGCGCGGCCATCCAGGCCGGCGCGGGCGCAGGGGCCCGGGCCTGGCGCGCCGCCGGTCGGGTGGTGGCCTGCCTGCTGTGCTGGCTGGGCCTGATCGGCGCCGTGGTGGCGGCCGAGGGGCACGCCGCGCCCGCATGGGCCGGCCTGGGCTCTCCAGCGCCCGCATGGGCCGGCAGCGCACCCGCGCTGGTGCTCGACGACCGGCGCCCCGACATCGCCGCCTGGCCCGCCGTGCGCCTGCTGTCCGACCCCGAGCACCGGCTGAGCCGTGACCAGGCGCTGCAGCGCCGGCCCGACTTTCGCCCGCCCGGCGGCCCCGCCGGCAACCTGGGCGTGCGCCGCGACACGGTGTGGCTGCTGCTGCCGCTGCAGGTGGCCCAGGGCGATGGCCAGTGGCTGCTCAACATTGACTACCCGCCGCTGAACGATCTGCGCGTCACGCTGCTGCGCGACGGCATGCCGGTGCTGGAGCGCCAGCTGGGCAACCTGCTGCCCTATGCCGAGCGTCCGGTGCGGGCCCGCCCGCATGCGCTGCGCCTGGCGCTGGAGCCCGGCGTGCGCTACGAGCTGCTGCTGCGGGTGCAGACCACCAGCTCGATGGTGCTGCCGATCTCGCTGGTCAAGCCCGATGCCTTCCAGGACCATGAAAGCAGCATGCAGCTGCAGCAGGGCCTGCTGATCGGCGTGGCGGTGGCGCTGCTGCTGTACAGCCTGTCGCACTGGGTGAGCCTGCGCGAGGCGCTGTTTCTGTACTACGCCGTGCTGCTGGTGGGCGTGACCACCTTCTTCATCGCCTACTTCGGCATCGGCCAGCAGCACCTGTGGAGCGAGCAATCCGGGGCGCTGGACAAGATCGCGCCGCAGGCCATCTTGCTGGCGCTGGCGGGCGGCGGCCTGTTCGTGGCCGGGGCGCTGCGCACACGCGAGCGCAACCCCTGGACGCACCGCGGGCTGCTGGCCGTGGCCGCGCTGTCGGCACTGGGCCTGGTGGCTTCGCTGGCCGGTGCGCTGGACTACCGGCTCACCCAGGCCACGGCCACGCTGCTGGGCCCGCTGCCGATGCTGATCGCCATCCCGGCGGCCTACCGCCTGGCCCGCAGCGGCGACCGCGGGGCGCTGTTCCTGCTGCTGGGCTGGAGCGCCTACATGGCCGGCGCGCTGTGCATCGCCGGCCTGCTGCGCGGCCTGCTGCCGGTGACCTACTGGACGCAGCACCTGTTCCAGCTGGCCTCGGTGGTCGAGATGGTGGTGTGGACGCGCATCCTGGCGCTGCGCATCGAAGGGGTGCGTCGCGATGCCGAGCGCACCGAGGTGGAACGCCAGGCGCTCGAGTCGCTGGCCTACACCGATGCCTTGACCGGCCTGCCCAACCGGCGCGGGCTCAACCAGGCGCTGGCCGCCGCGCTGGCCGCCAGCCGGGCCGATGCGCGTGCCGGCAGCGAGCGGGTGCTGGCGGTGTTTCTGCTCGATCTGGACGGCTTCAAACCGGTGAACGACCGGCTGGGCCACGATGCCGGCGACGAGCTGCTGGTGCAGGTGGGCCAGCGCCTGAAGCGCAACCTGCGCCACAGCGACCTGGTGGCACGCCTGGGCGGCGACGAGTTCGTGATCGTGGCCTCGGGCCTGGCCGGCGAGGCCGAGGCGCAACTCATCGGCCGCAAGCTGCTGGACGCCTTTCGCCAGCCCTTTGCCGTGGCCGGCCAGTCTTGCCACGTGGGCCTGACCATCGGCTTTGCGCTGGCGCCGCACGACGGCCACGAGGCCGACGACCTGCTCAAGCGCGCCGATGCCGCGATGTACGCCGGCAAGCAGGCCGGGCGCCACACGCTTCGGCGCGGCCAGGCCTCGCAAGGCCTGACCTAG
- a CDS encoding AAA family ATPase, with the protein MSSSSTELVAIASQPGIPIAQMRPVYRCADVQKRLHKLPPKEHETLRSTYERMLEKGAERFQVKPSGLPAMAHLYDELPNFHEVLDDIRRQLALCHDSRDALEITPMLLLGPPGVGKTHFAREVAQLLGTGMGFVSMSSLTAGWVLSGASSQWKGARPGKVFETLVDGQYANPVMVVDEIDKARGEHAYDPLGALYSLLEHDTAGQFIDEFAEVPVDASQVIWVATANDERAIPEPILNRVNVYQIEMPGRDAARAIARRLYQGIRAEHDWGQRFQPEPAEAVLERLAELAPREMRRAWMTAFGNARLAGRDEIQAADLPGSGGKRGAMGFLN; encoded by the coding sequence ATGTCGTCGTCATCGACCGAGTTGGTCGCCATTGCGTCGCAACCCGGCATCCCGATCGCCCAGATGCGCCCGGTGTACCGCTGCGCCGATGTGCAGAAGCGCCTGCACAAGCTGCCGCCCAAGGAGCACGAGACCCTGCGCAGCACCTACGAGCGCATGCTCGAAAAAGGCGCCGAGCGGTTTCAGGTCAAGCCCTCGGGCCTGCCGGCCATGGCCCACCTGTACGACGAGCTGCCCAACTTCCACGAGGTGCTCGACGACATCCGCCGCCAGCTGGCGCTGTGCCACGACAGCCGCGACGCGCTCGAGATCACGCCGATGCTGCTGCTGGGCCCGCCGGGCGTGGGCAAGACCCACTTTGCGCGCGAGGTGGCGCAGCTGCTGGGCACCGGCATGGGCTTTGTGTCGATGAGCTCGCTGACCGCCGGCTGGGTGCTCAGCGGTGCCAGCAGCCAGTGGAAAGGGGCCCGCCCGGGCAAGGTGTTCGAAACCCTGGTGGACGGCCAGTACGCCAACCCGGTGATGGTGGTCGACGAGATCGACAAGGCCCGCGGCGAGCACGCCTACGACCCGCTGGGCGCGCTGTACAGCCTGCTCGAGCACGACACCGCCGGCCAGTTCATCGACGAGTTCGCCGAGGTGCCGGTGGATGCCAGCCAGGTGATCTGGGTGGCCACGGCCAACGACGAGCGCGCCATTCCCGAGCCCATCCTCAACCGGGTGAACGTCTACCAGATCGAGATGCCCGGCCGCGACGCGGCCAGGGCCATCGCGCGGCGCCTGTACCAGGGCATTCGTGCCGAGCACGACTGGGGCCAGCGCTTCCAGCCCGAGCCGGCCGAGGCCGTGCTGGAGCGCCTGGCCGAGCTGGCCCCGCGCGAGATGCGCCGTGCCTGGATGACCGCCTTCGGCAATGCCCGCCTGGCCGGCCGCGACGAGATCCAGGCCGCCGACCTGCCCGGCAGCGGCGGCAAGCGCGGGGCGATGGGCTTTCTGAACTGA
- a CDS encoding PEP-CTERM sorting domain-containing protein — protein sequence MFKHLLALAAAAAVALPAQAALNTGDIAFTAFNADEDGWSLVTFVDIAAGTQIFFSDSTATSATTIGTGESSFSWNTGASVISAGTVVRFSAIDATTRAASVGSFSVIHGSNLGLSATAETVYAFLGSSATSVGTMLTAVSSEANANALTAVGLTAGTNAVKLTSSADFAGYTGARTGAASFAAYQPLVNNAANWAINVGGNGVGVVPDTTVFAPVPEPESHALMLAGLVGLGFIARRRRG from the coding sequence ATGTTCAAGCACCTTCTCGCCCTGGCCGCCGCGGCCGCCGTGGCACTTCCGGCTCAGGCCGCCCTGAATACCGGCGACATCGCCTTCACCGCCTTCAACGCCGATGAAGACGGCTGGAGCCTGGTGACCTTCGTGGACATCGCGGCCGGCACTCAGATCTTCTTCTCGGACAGCACCGCGACCAGTGCCACCACCATCGGCACCGGCGAGTCCTCGTTCAGCTGGAACACCGGCGCCAGCGTGATCTCGGCCGGCACGGTGGTGCGCTTCTCGGCCATCGACGCGACCACCCGCGCGGCCTCGGTGGGCAGCTTCAGCGTCATCCACGGCAGCAACCTCGGCCTGAGCGCCACGGCCGAGACGGTCTACGCCTTTCTGGGCAGCAGCGCCACCTCGGTGGGCACCATGCTGACGGCCGTGTCGTCGGAAGCCAATGCCAACGCGCTGACCGCCGTGGGCCTGACCGCCGGCACCAACGCCGTCAAGCTGACCAGCAGTGCCGACTTCGCCGGCTACACCGGCGCCCGCACCGGCGCCGCCAGCTTTGCGGCCTACCAGCCGCTGGTGAACAACGCCGCCAACTGGGCCATCAACGTGGGTGGCAATGGCGTTGGCGTGGTGCCCGACACCACCGTGTTCGCCCCGGTGCCCGAGCCCGAAAGCCATGCGCTGATGCTGGCCGGCCTGGTGGGCCTGGGCTTCATCGCCCGCCGCCGCCGCGGCTGA
- a CDS encoding PEP-CTERM sorting domain-containing protein, whose amino-acid sequence MKKLLPVTAALFAAASLSLPAQALTLVQWDFETPFADLNNATASPAVAASTGSGTASGYHASAATDWTTPVGNGSANAMSSNTWAVGDYYQFSFATTGHADMLLSFDQTGSGTGPRSFALAYSTDGVSFSTFGSYVVLINSSPNPVWSASSVSSVYSFSFDLSAVSALDNQGLVVIRLVDTATTSTSGGVVGAGGTSRIDNVTVAMAPVPEPASYALLLGGLAAIGLLARRRSRR is encoded by the coding sequence ATGAAGAAGTTGCTGCCCGTCACCGCTGCGCTGTTTGCCGCCGCCTCGCTGTCCCTGCCCGCCCAGGCGCTGACGCTGGTGCAATGGGATTTCGAGACGCCGTTCGCCGACCTCAACAACGCCACCGCGTCGCCCGCGGTGGCCGCCTCCACCGGCAGCGGCACGGCCAGCGGCTACCACGCCTCTGCCGCCACCGACTGGACGACGCCGGTCGGCAATGGCTCGGCCAACGCCATGAGCAGCAACACCTGGGCGGTGGGCGACTACTACCAGTTCAGCTTTGCCACCACCGGCCACGCCGACATGCTGCTGAGCTTTGACCAGACCGGCAGCGGCACCGGCCCGCGCAGCTTCGCGCTGGCCTACAGCACCGACGGGGTGAGCTTCAGCACCTTCGGCAGCTACGTGGTGCTGATCAACAGCTCGCCCAACCCGGTGTGGAGCGCGTCCTCCGTCTCGAGCGTGTACTCGTTCAGCTTCGACCTGTCGGCCGTGTCGGCACTCGACAACCAGGGCCTGGTCGTCATCCGCCTGGTCGACACCGCCACGACCTCGACCAGCGGCGGTGTGGTCGGCGCTGGCGGCACCAGCCGTATCGACAATGTCACCGTGGCCATGGCCCCGGTGCCCGAACCCGCCTCCTACGCCCTGCTGCTCGGCGGCCTGGCCGCCATCGGCCTGCTGGCCCGCCGCCGCAGCCGCCGCTGA